One window of Paenibacillus albicereus genomic DNA carries:
- a CDS encoding S8 family serine peptidase, with protein sequence MPETVTAYVLDTGVDPSLADEFPHVRLQPGFNLSRHGSPDDSSDPHGHGTAVARTLLAACRTATVRLVPIRLLDRRGALWERSRVADALERILRELPEGPAVVCAAFGDGRHLLPDEPDGEPAAAERIRELRRRGVAFVAAAGNFYAAARQQRRWGMCWPASCPDAVSVGAAVFVPEEGRQREGDGASRDKTERIASADGEASALSEGALAPREAASGLSEGAAARSEADSILSKAASGPSEGAAARSEADSILSKAASGPSERAAATREAASGLSEGAPASSKDASALNKDASALSEAASILSKGDSAPSETASSGRWLLEPNSQRVPSASACGGTTLFAPAHPPGHTSGAAAFAAGRLAAVCSRYPGINVDEQLVLLLSGAASVPDGEDGARWPLLL encoded by the coding sequence ATGCCTGAAACAGTAACCGCATATGTCTTGGATACCGGCGTCGACCCGAGCTTGGCGGACGAGTTCCCTCATGTCCGCCTCCAGCCCGGCTTCAACCTGAGCCGGCACGGCTCCCCGGACGACAGCTCCGACCCGCATGGTCACGGCACGGCCGTCGCGCGCACGCTGCTCGCAGCGTGCCGAACGGCAACGGTCCGGCTGGTGCCGATCCGGCTGCTCGATCGGCGCGGCGCGCTCTGGGAGCGGAGCCGGGTCGCCGACGCGCTGGAGCGCATCCTCCGCGAGCTGCCGGAGGGACCGGCGGTCGTCTGCGCCGCCTTCGGCGACGGCCGGCATCTGCTGCCGGACGAGCCGGACGGCGAGCCGGCGGCGGCGGAGCGGATTCGCGAGCTGCGCCGGCGAGGCGTCGCCTTCGTCGCTGCGGCCGGCAACTTCTATGCCGCCGCGCGGCAGCAGCGCCGCTGGGGGATGTGCTGGCCGGCCAGCTGTCCGGACGCGGTAAGCGTCGGGGCGGCCGTTTTCGTGCCGGAGGAAGGGCGGCAGCGCGAGGGAGATGGAGCAAGCCGAGACAAGACGGAACGGATTGCGTCGGCGGACGGTGAGGCTTCGGCTCTGAGCGAGGGAGCTTTGGCTCCGAGGGAAGCAGCTTCGGGGCTAAGCGAGGGAGCTGCTGCTAGGAGCGAGGCGGATTCGATTCTGAGCAAGGCGGCGTCGGGGCCAAGCGAGGGAGCTGCTGCTAGGAGCGAGGCGGATTCGATTCTGAGCAAGGCGGCGTCGGGGCCAAGCGAGAGAGCTGCTGCTACGAGAGAGGCAGCTTCGGGGCTAAGCGAGGGAGCTCCGGCTTCAAGCAAGGATGCTTCGGCTTTAAACAAGGATGCTTCGGCTTTAAGCGAGGCAGCGTCGATTCTAAGCAAGGGGGATTCCGCTCCAAGCGAGACGGCTTCGTCTGGCCGTTGGCTGCTAGAGCCGAACAGCCAGCGAGTGCCGTCCGCATCGGCCTGCGGCGGCACGACCTTGTTCGCGCCTGCGCATCCGCCGGGGCATACAAGCGGCGCCGCAGCCTTCGCGGCCGGCCGGCTGGCGGCCGTCTGCAGCCGCTACCCCGGCATCAACGTGGACGAGCAGCTCGTTCTGCTGTTGAGCGGTGCCGCCTCCGTTCCCGATGGCGAAGACGGGGCGCGTTGGCCGCTGTTGCTTTGA
- a CDS encoding heavy metal translocating P-type ATPase yields the protein MARSEATAAPSGEHKSVLQVTGMTCAACATRIEKGLAKIDGVSAASVNFATEQASVVYDPGKVDRVALEDKVKKLGYGTANDTVQLRLEGMTCAACAARIEKGLSRMPGVASATVNFAMETARVEYAPGEVSLGDMQQKVAKLGYKALPIEQEAGGAEARKRKERKSQALRLAASALLSLPLLYTMAAHFAFLSWLPVPALLMNPWLQLALATPVQFVIGAPFYRGAFNALRSGGANMDVLIALGTSAAYFYSLYLTIEWQLAGSGAHHGGPSLYYETSAVLITLVVTGKLLEALAKGRTSEAIKSLMGLQAKTATVLRDGRDIAVPLEEVQVGDLVRVRPGDKIPVDGLVEDGSSSVDESMLTGESLPVSKQAGDAVTGATMNKNGALLVRSTRAAGDSTLAQIVRIVEQAQGSKAPIQRVADRISGIFVPIVVAAALAAGLVWYFLIAPGDFAHALEIAIAVLVIACPCALGLATPTSIMAGSGRAAELGILFKGGEHLEQTHKADTIVLDKTGTVTEGKPVLTDVLPAIERGELLRLTGAAELASEHPLAEAIVAGIRRDLPELPEPTSFEAIPGYGIQADVEGRRVLVGTRRLMEREAVDAAAAYPQMEALEREGKTAMLVAVDGRYAGLIAVADTIKPSSAEAVAKLKEMGLRVILLTGDNRRTAEAIAAQAGIGEVLAEVLPEGKADEVSRLQREGRVVAMVGDGINDAPALATADIGMAVGTGSDVALEAADVTLMRGDLRSIPEAIRMSRKTMANIRQNLFWALGYNSLGIPIAAAGLLEPWVAGAAMALSSVSVVLNALRLQRVQAG from the coding sequence ATGGCTCGATCCGAAGCAACCGCCGCCCCGTCGGGCGAACATAAATCCGTTCTTCAGGTAACCGGCATGACTTGCGCCGCCTGCGCGACGCGCATCGAGAAGGGGCTGGCCAAAATAGACGGCGTCTCGGCGGCCAGCGTCAATTTCGCGACGGAGCAGGCGAGCGTCGTCTACGATCCGGGCAAGGTCGACCGAGTCGCGTTGGAGGACAAAGTGAAAAAGCTGGGCTACGGCACGGCGAACGATACCGTTCAGCTGCGGCTGGAAGGAATGACTTGCGCCGCTTGCGCCGCCCGCATCGAAAAAGGCCTCTCCCGCATGCCGGGCGTCGCCTCGGCGACGGTGAACTTCGCGATGGAGACAGCTCGCGTCGAATACGCTCCAGGCGAGGTCAGCCTGGGCGACATGCAGCAGAAAGTGGCGAAGCTCGGCTACAAGGCGCTGCCGATCGAGCAGGAGGCCGGGGGAGCGGAAGCCCGCAAGCGCAAGGAGAGGAAAAGTCAGGCGCTGCGCCTCGCCGCCTCGGCGCTGCTCTCGCTGCCGCTGCTGTACACGATGGCGGCGCATTTCGCCTTCTTGTCGTGGCTGCCGGTTCCGGCGCTGCTCATGAATCCATGGCTGCAGCTTGCCCTGGCTACGCCGGTGCAATTCGTAATCGGGGCGCCTTTTTACCGGGGCGCGTTCAACGCGCTGCGCAGCGGCGGGGCGAACATGGATGTGCTCATCGCGCTCGGCACGTCGGCCGCATACTTCTACAGCCTGTATCTGACGATCGAGTGGCAGCTGGCGGGCAGCGGCGCGCATCACGGCGGACCGTCGCTCTACTATGAGACGAGCGCCGTGCTCATCACGCTCGTCGTGACCGGCAAGCTGCTCGAGGCGCTGGCCAAGGGCCGCACCTCCGAGGCGATCAAGTCGCTCATGGGCCTGCAGGCGAAGACGGCTACCGTGCTGCGGGACGGCCGGGACATCGCGGTGCCGCTCGAAGAAGTGCAGGTCGGCGATCTCGTCCGCGTCCGGCCCGGCGACAAGATTCCCGTGGACGGTCTCGTCGAGGACGGCAGCAGCAGCGTCGACGAGTCGATGCTGACGGGGGAAAGCCTGCCCGTCTCCAAGCAAGCCGGCGATGCGGTCACCGGCGCCACGATGAACAAGAACGGGGCGCTGCTCGTCCGCTCGACGCGGGCCGCAGGCGACTCCACGCTGGCGCAGATCGTCCGCATCGTCGAGCAGGCGCAAGGGTCCAAGGCGCCGATCCAGCGCGTCGCCGACCGCATTTCCGGCATCTTCGTGCCGATCGTCGTCGCGGCCGCGCTTGCGGCGGGACTGGTCTGGTACTTCCTGATCGCTCCGGGCGATTTTGCCCATGCGCTGGAGATCGCGATCGCCGTCCTGGTCATCGCCTGCCCGTGCGCGCTCGGCCTGGCGACTCCCACCTCGATCATGGCGGGATCAGGCCGCGCCGCGGAGCTCGGCATCCTGTTCAAGGGCGGAGAGCATCTGGAGCAGACGCATAAAGCCGATACGATCGTGCTCGACAAGACCGGCACGGTCACCGAGGGCAAGCCGGTGCTGACCGATGTCCTGCCGGCCATCGAGCGCGGCGAGCTGCTGCGCCTGACCGGAGCGGCGGAGCTCGCCTCCGAGCATCCGCTGGCCGAGGCGATCGTCGCCGGCATACGCCGCGACTTGCCGGAGCTGCCGGAGCCGACGTCCTTCGAAGCGATTCCGGGCTACGGCATCCAGGCCGACGTCGAAGGTCGCCGCGTGCTCGTCGGCACCCGGCGCCTCATGGAGCGGGAAGCGGTGGACGCCGCTGCCGCCTATCCCCAGATGGAGGCGTTGGAGCGGGAAGGCAAAACGGCGATGCTCGTCGCGGTCGACGGCCGCTACGCGGGTCTGATCGCCGTCGCCGACACGATCAAGCCGAGCTCGGCCGAAGCCGTGGCGAAGCTGAAGGAGATGGGCCTGCGCGTCATCCTGCTGACGGGCGACAACCGCCGCACCGCCGAGGCGATCGCCGCCCAGGCAGGCATCGGCGAAGTGCTCGCCGAGGTGCTGCCGGAGGGCAAGGCGGACGAGGTAAGCCGCCTGCAGCGCGAAGGCCGCGTCGTGGCGATGGTCGGCGACGGCATCAACGACGCGCCTGCGCTCGCCACGGCCGACATCGGCATGGCGGTCGGCACCGGCTCGGACGTCGCGCTGGAAGCGGCCGACGTGACGCTCATGCGCGGCGACCTGCGCAGCATCCCCGAGGCGATCCGCATGAGCCGCAAGACGATGGCCAACATTCGCCAGAACCTGTTCTGGGCGCTCGGCTACAACTCGCTCGGCATCCCGATCGCGGCCGCCGGCCTGCTGGAGCCATGGGTCGCCGGCGCGGCGATGGCGCTCAGCTCCGTCTCGGTCGTGCTGAACGCGCTGCGCCTGCAGCGCGTCCAGGCGGGATGA
- a CDS encoding DUF6199 family natural product biosynthesis protein — MVFLGLMLIGFGITTWFYPEKTWKFTIGWTTDDGTEPSDSYILYLKTLSVIFIFIGSMGTAVSFFG, encoded by the coding sequence ATGGTTTTTTTGGGATTAATGCTGATTGGCTTTGGCATCACAACTTGGTTTTATCCAGAAAAAACATGGAAATTCACAATTGGATGGACGACAGACGACGGAACCGAGCCATCCGACTCGTACATCCTATATTTAAAAACCCTGTCGGTTATCTTCATCTTCATCGGGTCCATGGGAACGGCGGTTTCCTTCTTTGGGTAA
- a CDS encoding MarR family winged helix-turn-helix transcriptional regulator produces the protein MDHHAVETIEMELSHLIRRLISETTYRKSGDSLDRAAYLLLDHIAGSGWASVKTLAEEFRLDSSTISRQTAALEKKGYLARMPVESDRRAYTLELTELGRQELEKNKQMRTERIGELLAGWTAQDVEQFSRLLQKFGESVSEG, from the coding sequence ATGGACCACCACGCAGTCGAAACGATCGAAATGGAGCTGTCCCACCTGATTCGGCGGCTCATCTCGGAGACGACTTACCGCAAGAGCGGCGACAGCCTGGATCGGGCGGCCTATCTGCTGCTCGACCATATCGCCGGAAGCGGCTGGGCGTCGGTCAAGACGCTCGCCGAGGAATTCCGGCTGGACAGCTCCACGATCAGCCGTCAGACGGCCGCGCTCGAGAAGAAAGGCTATCTTGCGCGCATGCCGGTGGAAAGCGACCGCCGGGCGTACACGCTGGAGCTGACCGAGCTCGGACGCCAGGAGCTGGAGAAGAACAAGCAGATGCGGACCGAGCGCATCGGCGAGCTGCTGGCAGGCTGGACGGCGCAGGACGTCGAGCAGTTCAGCCGGCTGCTGCAGAAGTTCGGCGAGTCCGTGTCGGAAGGCTAG